One Cynocephalus volans isolate mCynVol1 chromosome 5, mCynVol1.pri, whole genome shotgun sequence DNA window includes the following coding sequences:
- the WTAP gene encoding pre-mRNA-splicing regulator WTAP isoform X2 yields the protein MTNEEPLPKKVRLSETDFKVMARDELILRWKQYEAYVQALEGKYTDLNSNDVTGLRESEEKLKQQQQESARRENILVMRLATKEQEMQECTTQIQYLKQVQQPSVAQLRSTMVDPAINLFFLKMKGELEQTKDKLEQAQNELSAWKFTPDRGLMPSDYSEEVATSEKFPF from the exons ATGACCAACGAAGAACCTCTTCCCAAAAAG GTTCGACTGAGTGAAACAGACTTCAAAGTTATGGCACGAGATGAATTAATTCTAag ATGGAAACAATATGAAGCATATGTACAAGCTTTGGAGGGCAAGTACACAGATCTTAACT CTAATGATGTTACTGGCTTAAGAGAGTCTGAAGAAAAACTAAAGCAACAACAGCAGGAGTCTGCACGCAGGGAAAACATCCTTGTAATGCGGCTAGCAACCAAGGAACAAGAGATGCAAGAGTGTACT ACTCAAATCCAGTACCTCAAGCAAGTCCAGCAGCCGAGCGTTGCCCAACTGAGATCAACAATGGTGGACCCAGCGATCAACTTGTTTTTCCTAAAAATGAAAGGTGAACTGGAACAGACTAAAGACAAACTGGAACAAGCCCAAAATGAACTGAGTGCCTGGAAGTTTACGCCTGATAG AGGCCTGATGCCGTCGGACTATTCCGAAGAAGTGGCCACCTCCGAAAAATTCCCCTTCTAG
- the ACAT2 gene encoding acetyl-CoA acetyltransferase, cytosolic: MSAGSDPVVIVAAARTAIGSFSGALSTVPVQDLGSTVIKEVLKRATVAPEEVSEVIFGHVLAAGCGQNPVRQASVGAGIPYSVPAWSCQMICGSGLKAVCLAAQSIGIGDSSIVVAGGMESMSKAPHLVHLRAGVKMGEVQLADSILCDGLTDAFHNYHMGITAENVAKKWQVSREDQDKLAVLSQNRTESAQKAGHFDKEIVPVFVSSRKGLTEVKTDEFPHHGSNIEVMSKLKPAFLKDGMGTVTAANASGMNDGAAAVVLMKKSEADNRGLTPLAQIVSWSQAGVEPSIMGIGPIPAIKQAVAKAGWSLKDVDIFEINEAFAALSIAITKELGLNPDKVNIQGGAIALGHPLGASGCRILVTLLHTLERTGGTRGVAALCIGGGMGIAMCVQRG; the protein is encoded by the exons ATGAGCGCAGGTTCGGACCCCGTGGTCATCGTCGCCGCAGCGCGGACCGCCATAG GCTCCTTCAGTGGTGCCTTATCTACTGTTCCTGTCCAGGACCTGGGCTCAACTGTCATCAAAGAAGTCCTGAAGAGGGCCACTGTGGCTCCAGAAGAGGTGTCCGAAGTCATATTTGGGCATGTTTTGGCAGCAG GATGTGGGCAGAATCCTGTTCGACAAGCCAGTGTGGGTGCAGGAATTCCCTACTCAGTTCCAGCGTGGAGCTGCCAGATGATCTGTGGGTCAGGTCTGAAAGCCGTGTGCCTTGCAGCCCAGTCAATAGGGATAGGAGACTCCAGCATTGTGGTTGCAGGAGGCATGGAAAGTATGAGCAAG GCTCCACACTTAGTTCACCTGAGAGCAGGAGTAAAGATGGGTGAGGTGCAGCTGGCCGACAGTATACTCTGTGATGGTCTCACAGATGCATTTCACAACTATCATATGGGCATTACAG ctGAAAATGTAGCCAAAAAATGGCAAGTAAGTAGAGAAGATCAGGACAAGCTTGCAGTTCTGTCCCAGAACAGGACAGAGAGTGCACAGAAAGCCGGCCATTTTGACAAAGAGATTGTACCTGTTTTTGTGTCTTCTAGAAAAG gTCTTACTGAAGTTAAAACAGATGAGTTTCCTCACCACGGGAGCAACATAGAAGTCATGTCCAAGCTAAAGCCTGCCTTTCTTAAGGATGGAATGGGAACAGTCACCGCAGCTAATGCTTCAG GAATGAATGATGGTGCTGCAGCTGTGGTTCTTATGAAGAAGTCAGAAGCTGATAATCGTGGGCTCACACCTCTAGCACAGATAGTTTCGTGGTCACAAGCAGGTGTGGAACCTTCCATTATGGGAATAGGACCAATTCCAGCAATAAAGCAAGCT GTTGCAAAAGCAGGTTGGTCACTGAAGGATGTTGATATATTTGAAATCAATGAAGCCTTTGCAGCCCTCTCTATTGCAATAACTAAAGAACTTGGATTAAACCCAGACAAG GTCAACATTCAAGGTGGGGCTATAGCCTTGGGCCACCCTCTTGGAGCATCTGGCTGTCGAATTCTTGTGACCCTGTTACACACACTAGAGAGAACAGGTGGTACTCGTGGTGTTGCAGCGCTGTGCATTGGGGGTGGGATGGGAATAGCAATGTGTGTGCAGAGAGGATGA
- the WTAP gene encoding pre-mRNA-splicing regulator WTAP isoform X1 has protein sequence MTNEEPLPKKVRLSETDFKVMARDELILRWKQYEAYVQALEGKYTDLNSNDVTGLRESEEKLKQQQQESARRENILVMRLATKEQEMQECTTQIQYLKQVQQPSVAQLRSTMVDPAINLFFLKMKGELEQTKDKLEQAQNELSAWKFTPDSQTGKKLMAKCRMLIQENQELGRQLSQGRIAQLEAELALQKKYSEELKSSQDELNDFIIQLDEEVEGMQSTILVLQQQLKETRQQLAQYQQQQSQASAPGTSRTTSSEPVEQAEATSKDCSRLSNGPSNGSSSRQRTSGSGFHREGNTTEDDFPSSPGSGNKASNSSEERTGRGGSSYINQLSAGYESVDSPTGSENSLTHHSNDTDSNHDPQEEKAVSGKGNRTVGSRHIQNGLDSSVNVQGSVL, from the exons ATGACCAACGAAGAACCTCTTCCCAAAAAG GTTCGACTGAGTGAAACAGACTTCAAAGTTATGGCACGAGATGAATTAATTCTAag ATGGAAACAATATGAAGCATATGTACAAGCTTTGGAGGGCAAGTACACAGATCTTAACT CTAATGATGTTACTGGCTTAAGAGAGTCTGAAGAAAAACTAAAGCAACAACAGCAGGAGTCTGCACGCAGGGAAAACATCCTTGTAATGCGGCTAGCAACCAAGGAACAAGAGATGCAAGAGTGTACT ACTCAAATCCAGTACCTCAAGCAAGTCCAGCAGCCGAGCGTTGCCCAACTGAGATCAACAATGGTGGACCCAGCGATCAACTTGTTTTTCCTAAAAATGAAAGGTGAACTGGAACAGACTAAAGACAAACTGGAACAAGCCCAAAATGAACTGAGTGCCTGGAAGTTTACGCCTGATAG CCAAACAGGCAAAAAGTTAATGGCGAAGTGCCGAATGCTTATCCAGGAGAATCAAGAACTTGGAAGGCAGCTGTCCCAGGGACGTATTGCACAACTTGAAGCAGAGTTGGCTTTACAGAAGAAATATAGTGAGGAGCTTAAAAGCAGTCAGGATG AACTGAATGACTTCATCATTCAACTCGACGAAGAAGTAGAGGGTATGCAGAGTACCATTCTAGTTCTTCAGCAACAGCTAAAGGAGACGCGCCAGCAGTTGGCTCAGTACCAACAGCAGCAGTCTCAGGCTTCAGCCCCAGGTACCAGCAGGACTACATCTTCTGAACCTGTAGAACAGGCAGAGGCCACAAGTAAAGACTGCAGTCGTCTGTCAAATGGACCAAGTAATGGCAGCTCCTCTCGTCAGAGGACGTCTGGGTCTGGATTTCACAGGGAGGGGAACACAACTGAAGATGACTTTCCTTCTTCTCCAGGGAGTGGTAATAAGGCCTCCAACAGCTCAGAGGAGAGAACTGGCAGAGGAGGTAGTAGTTACATAAACCAACTCAGTGCGGGGTATGAAAGTGTAGACTCTCCCACGGGCAGTGAAAACTCTCTCACACACCACTCAAATGACACAGACTCCAATCATGACCCTCAAGAGGAGAAAGCAGTGAGTGGGAAAGGTAACCGAACTGTGGGTTCCCGCCACATTCAGAATGGCTTGGACTCAAGTGTAAATGTACAGGGTTcagttttgtaa